Proteins found in one Perca fluviatilis chromosome 9, GENO_Pfluv_1.0, whole genome shotgun sequence genomic segment:
- the LOC120565857 gene encoding uncharacterized protein LOC120565857 isoform X2 codes for MMADAAFLEDTLPEEEREFQKIIALIGGKDRIYLVSDACKSKEVDGDDAGILQEFIRDMFHTSSPMDNNGQTSPLSSHNDTASESPICCKTETVKSNEIPPIARPNDLDLRACPVEEDWEKEKRPTRNANAQRIATRRANSAKRSIDSPIIIFIFRQTFLRKTSNQLCLKETLKDVKARTKRSRIARPALIGLIRTRQESAETHQCEQLLERLISSVFHKQSPETIWVGCFIPKTEAKMLSIKKNACKVIHASQTADNTRDRGNPLCWPFQCLFWAQRRGQANNSSTGRQRDDTSKEEGIPLKTNSLSAGPHVDGGDS; via the exons ATGATGGCAGACGCAGCCTTCCTAGAGGACACGCTGCCCGAAGAAGAAAGGGAGTTTCAGAAGATTATAGCTTTGATCGGCGGTAAGGACAGGATTTATTTGGTGAGTGATGCGTGTAAAAGTAAAGAGGTGGACGGGGATGACGCTGGAATACTGCAGGAGTTCATCCGTGACATGTTTCACACCAGCAGCCCGATGGACAACAACGGACAAACCTCTCCGTTAAGCAGTCACAACGATACCGCAAGTGAAAGCCCCATTTGCTGCAAGACCGAGACTGTCAAAAGCAATGAAATACCACCAATAGCGCGGCCCAATGATTTGGATTTGAGAGCCTGTCCGGTGGAAGAGGACTGGGAGAAGGAGAAGCGGCCAACGCGCAATGCCAATGCTCAAAGAATAGCAACGAGGAGGGCAAACAGCGCAAAGCGATCTATAGACTCTCCTATCATCATATTCATCTTCCGACAGACATTTCTCCGCAAAACTTCCAACCAACTGTGCTTAAAAGAGACGTTGAAGGACGTAAAGGCACGCACGAAACGTTCCAGAATCGCCCGACCAGCTCTGATTGGATTAATACGCACCAGACAGGAGAGCGCCGAGACGCATCAGTGTGAGCAACTCCTGGAGCGTCTGATTAGCTCAGTATTCCACAAACAATCACCAGAGACAATATGGGTCGGCTGTTTCATCCCGAAGACGGAGGCCAAAATGCTCAGCATCAAGAAAAACGCCTGCAAAGTTATACACGCATCTCAAACAGCAG ATAATACCAGGGATAGAGGGAACCCGCTTTGCTGGCCATTCCAATGTTTGTTCTGGGCCCAGAGAAGAGGTCAGGCCAACAACTCTTCAACTGGCAGGCAAAGAG atGACACAAGTAAAGAGGAAGGCATCCCTCTGAAAACCAATTCCTTGTCTGCTGGACCTCATGTGGATGGTGGAGACAGCTGA
- the LOC120565857 gene encoding uncharacterized protein LOC120565857 isoform X1 yields the protein MMADAAFLEDTLPEEEREFQKIIALIGGKDRIYLVSDACKSKEVDGDDAGILQEFIRDMFHTSSPMDNNGQTSPLSSHNDTASESPICCKTETVKSNEIPPIARPNDLDLRACPVEEDWEKEKRPTRNANAQRIATRRANSAKRSIDSPIIIFIFRQTFLRKTSNQLCLKETLKDVKARTKRSRIARPALIGLIRTRQESAETHQCEQLLERLISSVFHKQSPETIWVGCFIPKTEAKMLSIKKNACKVIHASQTADNTRDRGNPLCWPFQCLFWAQRRGQANNSSTGRQRGSSIVLKFSLTELYRHFHSDRILSTLLHPFHTPT from the exons ATGATGGCAGACGCAGCCTTCCTAGAGGACACGCTGCCCGAAGAAGAAAGGGAGTTTCAGAAGATTATAGCTTTGATCGGCGGTAAGGACAGGATTTATTTGGTGAGTGATGCGTGTAAAAGTAAAGAGGTGGACGGGGATGACGCTGGAATACTGCAGGAGTTCATCCGTGACATGTTTCACACCAGCAGCCCGATGGACAACAACGGACAAACCTCTCCGTTAAGCAGTCACAACGATACCGCAAGTGAAAGCCCCATTTGCTGCAAGACCGAGACTGTCAAAAGCAATGAAATACCACCAATAGCGCGGCCCAATGATTTGGATTTGAGAGCCTGTCCGGTGGAAGAGGACTGGGAGAAGGAGAAGCGGCCAACGCGCAATGCCAATGCTCAAAGAATAGCAACGAGGAGGGCAAACAGCGCAAAGCGATCTATAGACTCTCCTATCATCATATTCATCTTCCGACAGACATTTCTCCGCAAAACTTCCAACCAACTGTGCTTAAAAGAGACGTTGAAGGACGTAAAGGCACGCACGAAACGTTCCAGAATCGCCCGACCAGCTCTGATTGGATTAATACGCACCAGACAGGAGAGCGCCGAGACGCATCAGTGTGAGCAACTCCTGGAGCGTCTGATTAGCTCAGTATTCCACAAACAATCACCAGAGACAATATGGGTCGGCTGTTTCATCCCGAAGACGGAGGCCAAAATGCTCAGCATCAAGAAAAACGCCTGCAAAGTTATACACGCATCTCAAACAGCAG ATAATACCAGGGATAGAGGGAACCCGCTTTGCTGGCCATTCCAATGTTTGTTCTGGGCCCAGAGAAGAGGTCAGGCCAACAACTCTTCAACTGGCAGGCAAAGAGGTAGCAGCATCGTCCTGAAGTTCAGTTTGACTGAGCTATACAGGCATTTCCATTCCGACAGGATTCTTTCAACTCTTCTTCATCCTTTCCATACACCAACTTAG